In Beijerinckia indica subsp. indica ATCC 9039, the genomic window TCGACCCGCGTGCCATCCATGGCTTGTACGAACCATGTGCCGCGCAAGGGAATAATCCATTGGACCTTCGGATCTTCGTGCCAAGTGCCGTTCCAACCCGCGGGCTGCACGGTGGTCAACACTTGTGCTGTACCAATGGGCTGACGATCCTGCCATTGGGGGCCTGCCGGCGGCGACATGCTCTTCAGGGTGAATTCGGTTAAGGGGCAGCGTGTCATATGTGTTACGCCCGTGGCGTCGGTCCAATTATGCCAATAGTGAAAAACCGGTCTCTCCAGTTCCTCTGCTGCCAGAAGCGGTAGAGGTGGAAGAAGGGAAAGGAGAATGACAATGCAGTGGCGCAATCTTTGTCCTTGAGATCTCGTGCCGATCAAGGATCACCTCTTTGCTTGATAGCGAAAATACGAAGGTGCCCCCCCGCGGTCATCTTTATGACCGTTGGTATGAAATATGATGCATGCGGATTGAACGATTCCCACGCCAAGCATCATCGCGACGATCTGGCGGCGTCATTGTAGGCGCGACAATCTGTCGCTGCGATCTCTGAAACGACGCCATCATAACGTCACGTCAGGCTGTTGGTTGCGACGGAATGCCATCTCGAACATGCGATCAAGTGAATATGATCACACCTTGATTTCATGGGTTTATGAACGAGGGGCATGGACAAATTTTAATTCTTTTTCGCCCCTTGGTGGAATGCCCATTCGGAGCATTCCCGATTAGCATGAGGGAAATGGCTATCGGACTTCCTTTCACGCACCGTGTTGCGTGGACCGGTGGTCGCTTCCCTTTTGACGAGAGCATGGGAACATGACGAACAATTCCTTACCGGCGGGTTTCGCCGCGGCCGAAGGCCAAGGCAGTCAGAAGCAAAAGGAGACCGCACGGTTTCCCATTTATGACAGTTTCACGATCTTCCTGCATTGGGCGACCGTGCTGCTGGTCGTCATCCTCTACGCGCTCGCACAAATCTGGGGTCTTTTGGAGAAGGGCACGCCGCCGCGGCATGCTTTGCAGTCCCTGCATGTATCCTTGGGGATCGTGCTGACAGTGGTCATCGTGGCCCGGCTTCTCTGGCGCGGTGGGCCTGGCCGCAAATTGCCGGAAGCCATTCCTGGATTTTTAGGATTTGCCGCGAAGGCGGTGCATTATCTCCTTTATGCGATGCTCGTTGCTCAGACCGTACTCGGCTGGCTGTTTCGCTGGGCACAGGGTGAGATCCTTGGCTTTTTCGGCCTGTTTACCATTCCCTCGCCCTTCGTTTTCACGGTTGCGCAGCGCCAGACTTTTGGGTCCCTGCATGATTTGCTGGGGACTTTAATCATCATCGTGGCGGCGGGACATGCTGGTGCAGCCCTGTTTCATCATTATGTATGTCATGATGGTGTCCTGGTGCGCATGCTTCCAGGGCTGCAAAAGCGTTTGACAAGGTCATAAAATACGAACGGGCCGCTCATCGATGATGCTGGATGCCGCGATCGCCGCAATCAATGAAATGTTCAGCAAGCCTTTCCGGGCGGTCTTCTACAAGACGCTGGGCTTGACGATCGCTCTGCTTGCGGTGGCCGGTTTTGGGCTCGACCGTCTCGTTCTATCGCGAGTCATCGTCATCCTGCCTTCCGCCTGGATGCAGACAATCTTTGTCTGGCTCAGCGGCCTGGGGCTGATGGTCGGCCTGGTTTTCCTGGTTCCAGCCGTATCCTTTATCGTCGCGAGCTTCTTCTTCGATGAATTAGCAGCCGTCGTTGAACGCGATATTGCGCCGCCCGGAGCGCTCGGGCGGCCCTTGCCCTATGGCGAGGCGATGTGGCTCGGCTTGCGATTCGCCGGCTTGTCTTTGCTCGTGAATATAGGAGCCTTGCTGCTGCTCCTGGTTCCAGGTGTCAATGCCGTGGTCTTCATCGGCGCCAATGCCTATCTTTTGGGCCGAGGCTATTTCGAACTGGCGGCAACCCGCTATCTGCCGCTTTCCGAAGTGCATCTTTTGCGACGGGCCGAGGCGCCGCGCTTGTTCGTAGCCGGTCTGCTCATGGCTCTGCTGCTCGGCGTGCCGATTCTCAACCTGCTCGGTCCGCTGTTCTGCACGGCTTTCATGGTCCGCATTACCTCGGCCATTCTGGTGAAGCGCGTCTTTCCTTTTTCACAGCCGTTCTGAGATAGGCTTCAAAGAACCAAAGCCCAAAGTGGTTTGAGCACTTTGGGCTTTGATGCAGTGTCAAAAGGCGGACAAGGGCGCAGGGGGTGTCTTCAAGCCATGCGCGACTGGTCGGTGAATTGGCCGGCTTTGCGGAAGCGATAGAGATAGGGCGGGGCCAAGGTTTCAAAGGATTCCGGCACGATGCCGAAAGCTGCCAGGCTGCGGCCCTCGTTTTTGGCCAGTTCGGAAACGACATTGTCATAGCGCAGCAATTCGACCTGATCGCGCGTCAGGGAAAAAACGGAGGGGAACAGGCCGAATGACAGGGATTCGGCGAGCTCCGTGCCAAGGGCCAGCAGCTTGGCAATGGGGAAGGGCAGGGGGACTAGCAACCGCTGACGCTCGGTCGTGGCAAGAATGAATTCGAGAATTTGCCGCAAGGACCGAATCTCCGGGCCGCCTAGCTCGTAAGTCGTTCCAGCTTTGGCGGCGCCACCCAATGCGGCGGTCACGGCTTTGGCGACATCCCCGACGAAAACCGGCTGAAGTTTTGTCTTGCCGCCGCCGATCAAGGGAAGAGCCGGCGAGACGCGCGCCATGGCGGCAAAGCGGTTGAAGAAATTATCCTCGGGGCCAAAGACGATGGATGGCCGGAAGATGATGCCTTCGGGCAGGATTTCATGGATGGCTGCCTCTCCCTGGGCCTTGGTCCTGGCATAGACCGAGGAGGAATTAGGATTGGCGCCGATAGCTGAAATATGAACGAAATTATGGATCCCGGCTTCACGGGTGGCCGTGGCCAGTGCCCGGGCCCCTTCGGCCTGGATCGAGGAAAATTGCTGCTTGCCGATGGGATTCATGATGCCCACGAGATTGACGACGGCGTCGGCATTGCGCAGGGCCAGGGCGAGTGATTGAGGATAGCGCAGATTGGCCTGAACAGCATGAATCTGTCCCACTTGGCCAGCAGGCTGCAAATG contains:
- a CDS encoding complex I NDUFA9 subunit family protein; translated protein: MTNALVKTGRLVTVFGGSGFIGRHVVRALARDGWRVRVAARRPDLAFHLQPAGQVGQIHAVQANLRYPQSLALALRNADAVVNLVGIMNPIGKQQFSSIQAEGARALATATREAGIHNFVHISAIGANPNSSSVYARTKAQGEAAIHEILPEGIIFRPSIVFGPEDNFFNRFAAMARVSPALPLIGGGKTKLQPVFVGDVAKAVTAALGGAAKAGTTYELGGPEIRSLRQILEFILATTERQRLLVPLPFPIAKLLALGTELAESLSFGLFPSVFSLTRDQVELLRYDNVVSELAKNEGRSLAAFGIVPESFETLAPPYLYRFRKAGQFTDQSRMA
- a CDS encoding cupin; translation: MRHCIVILLSLLPPLPLLAAEELERPVFHYWHNWTDATGVTHMTRCPLTEFTLKSMSPPAGPQWQDRQPIGTAQVLTTVQPAGWNGTWHEDPKVQWIIPLRGTWFVQAMDGTRVELGPGDISLGEDQNSTGKQGHLAGNVSEESVTLMVIQLDVTPTIGQPCHFK
- a CDS encoding cytochrome b yields the protein MTNNSLPAGFAAAEGQGSQKQKETARFPIYDSFTIFLHWATVLLVVILYALAQIWGLLEKGTPPRHALQSLHVSLGIVLTVVIVARLLWRGGPGRKLPEAIPGFLGFAAKAVHYLLYAMLVAQTVLGWLFRWAQGEILGFFGLFTIPSPFVFTVAQRQTFGSLHDLLGTLIIIVAAGHAGAALFHHYVCHDGVLVRMLPGLQKRLTRS
- a CDS encoding sulfate transporter family protein, whose product is MMLDAAIAAINEMFSKPFRAVFYKTLGLTIALLAVAGFGLDRLVLSRVIVILPSAWMQTIFVWLSGLGLMVGLVFLVPAVSFIVASFFFDELAAVVERDIAPPGALGRPLPYGEAMWLGLRFAGLSLLVNIGALLLLLVPGVNAVVFIGANAYLLGRGYFELAATRYLPLSEVHLLRRAEAPRLFVAGLLMALLLGVPILNLLGPLFCTAFMVRITSAILVKRVFPFSQPF